A segment of the Lolium perenne isolate Kyuss_39 chromosome 3, Kyuss_2.0, whole genome shotgun sequence genome:
ggaaatACTAATACTCTAGTGCAGAAAGTGGAAATACTAATAGCCTAGTGCAGAAAGCAGAGATGTAACAAATACTAAGAAATGTCCAATGACAAAATAGTGAACTGCTGAATTGGGTAGTGATAACATTTTATTCTGAACACGCACCCAAATTCATGCCATTTTGTATTAGAAAAAGACGCTGAGAAGGCACAAAAGTGTACAAAGGTACCAAGGGTGACAACAAACAAAGAACCAACAAAAGAGAAAAGGACAAGACAAAACAACACGGCTTTTCTAAGCCAGAGTGTGGACATAGAATTTGAGGCGGTCCATTGCTCCAGTCAGCTTCCAGAGATCAGCCTCACTTAGAATCTTGTTGACCAGTAATTGGTAGTCTCATCTCGCACCTTCAGAAGACACAGTTTGTGCAGAAGCCAGATTTGCCTGTCTCTGTATGAGCAGCAACTACCCCTTTGCTTTTGTTCCCTGTGTATTATGTGGCATGCACAAGCTAAGCATTGAGCTCCTTGTCTGCCACGGGGATGTTAGCCTGCAGCCCTGCAATCCATACTCCTTGAGCACTCTTGACCAAACTAAGCTGGAAAAAGCACATCTTATGAGCAGATGGGAGATGGTTTTGTCATCCTCTGGGTGTGTGCAACCGCTGGGTGCAGACAGGAGACATGATGGTGTGAAGTCTGAGAGGCGGCACTTGTCTGCTATGAATCCACCACGAGCTGGCGCGGGGGCAGGGCAAGGAGCCGTGCGTGCAGCCCCTGGAGGAGACAAAGCTGGAGCTCCTTACCCTTGGTCCAAGACAATCTGATGGGATCCATGAAGAGCCAAGCCCGCAAGCTTGACTCTGAAGAGAGCCGGCTCTCCATGTATTCAGAGTCAATACCGGCCGGAGGTTAATCGGAGCTTGGTCTGCACTCTTGGATGTGGAGCACAACAAAGGGGTACGACCAGTGTGGGGAGGTGATGAGAGTGTCGCAAGCTCGACAGGAGAGTTCTGCCGAGCGGCAGCGAGGGGCCGGTTTGAACAGACCACCCAGATTATGATGGAAACTATTAGCATCCTATGAGCATTTTCTTGCCCTGCTCTTCAACAGTTGAACCCAAGGTGCTGTTCCACAGATTTTTGACCAAACAGTGCCGCAGTCTGAACAGTTTTTGCAGCATGGGACCATGGCAGCGGTGCAGATGAAAGCCAGCATATTAAAAATTTAGTTTAGTAATCTATTAAAACAAACAATATCTTCTGCACCACCTAATCAAGATGACAGTGTGGTTCATGTTCCAGATTACATCTAAAGAATAAGAAAACTAAATATGTTGATCTATAAGTTTATAGTTGATAAGGCATGTATGTGTGAGATTGCATGTAATTGTTGTGAATGAGCAACTAGTATTCACACTGGGCCAAAGGCCAGTACATGTACGGGGTACAATATGCAGGGAAACCCCTCACACAGTGGGAATATACGTGGGAATATATAGTAAAGGGGACTATACATCACtaacacaccccccccccccccccccccctcaaactcatggtggaccaacaacactgagtttggagagaaaAAACCCATGTTGTGCTCTGGTCTGGGCCTTCGTGAAGAAGTCAGCAAGCTGTAGCtcggaaggcacataatgaagagCCATAACCTGCTCCTGCACAGCATGACGCACATAGAAGGCATCAACACCGATGTGTTTGGTGAGCTCGTGCTTCACCGGGTCACGCGCAATGTTGATGGCACCAGTGCTGTCCGATAAGAGAGGAGTCGGGGCGTCAGCAGAAACACCAAAGTCCGCAAGTAACcagcgtaaccaagtcacctcagccgTCAAGAGAGCCATCGCTCGCAACTCAGCCTCGACACTCAAACGAGAGACTGCAACCtgcttcttggtcttccaagcaatGAGAGAGCCACCAAGAAAAACACAGTAGACAGAAAGAGTCTTGCGATCCTGCCCAGGTAGCATCTGAGTAGGTCTAGAGCTGTAAGGAGCTGGAGCGAGGAAAGAAAAGACGGCAGAAGATAGTGCCACGAAGATAGCGGAGGACAcgaaggagatgactatagtggacACTAGTGGGAGCAGACATGAACTGACTCAGAATGTGGGGGTAGGAGATGTTAGGACGAGTGACAACAAGATAGACAAGGctcccaaccaagtgacgatAGCGAGTCGGGTCCGGAAGAGGATCATCATCAGTGGCACGGAGACGGCATTGAGCTCCATAGGAGTCGACAATGCGCTCATCACCAAGAGCGGCACGAGTGAGAAGGTCCTGAATATACTTCTCCTGGGAGATATAGAAGCCATCGGAGGTAGAGGAAACCTCAAGCCTAAGAAAGTAGcggagaggaccaagatcagccatgagaaactgatcacgaagacgggccttgacaaaggcaatgtACTCAGGGTCGTCACCTGTGATGATCATGTCATCGACATAAAGAAGGAGAGTCCGACCACGAGAAGATGTGTGGACAAAGAGCGCAGGGTCATGTGCGCTAGGAACAAAACCAGAGATCACCACAGAGGCGAAACGCTGAAACCAGGCGCGAAGGGCTTGCTTAAGGCCATAGAGAGAGAGCCGGAGACGACAGACCATGCCATCGGGAATAGAGTAGCTAGGAGGTGGCTGCATGTATACCTCCTCACGTAActcaccattaagaaaagcattctgcatATCAAGCTAAGAGACAGACCAGTGACGAACAGAAGCAACATCAAGAAGAGTACGAACAGTGGTCATGTGAGCCACTGGAGCAAAAGCCCTCATCATAGTCATGGCCATGCTCCTGCTGGAAGCCACGAGCAACAAGACGAGCCTTGTAGCGCTCAAGAGaaccatcagagcgagtcttaatctTGTAGACCCACTTGCAGGTGATGGGACGAACAGAGGAAGGAGGAGTGACAACATCCCAGGTGGCAGTACGCTCGAGAGTAGCAATCTCCTCAGCCATCGCTAGCTGCCATTCGGGATGAGCAAGAGCATCCCGATAAGAGGTCGGTTCAAGGACATAAGAAAGACCGTAGTGAGTGGGAGAATAGCGAGCAGGAGGAGGACGAGCACGAGCATGAAGATGATGAGTCGGCTCGGACGGAGAGGGCATTACACCAGAGGTGGAGGGCATGTCAGGAGGAGCAACATCATCCTCACGTGGACGACGGGAGTAGTGAAAAGGGTAGGGAGGAACCACCGTAGCCGAGGAAGGTGACATGGGAGAGGAAGGTGTGGAGGGTAGGGAAGGTGGTGAGGGAGGAGAGGAGAATCCTccgagaaggaagaggaggagggatgCGGGTAGAAAGGACGAGACTCATCAAAAGTGACATCCCGAGATATGCGCATCTGATGACCAATAGGATCCCAACACTTATATCCCTTGTGCTCAGAGCTGTAGCCAAGGAAGACACTCAACAGATTGAGCAGTCAGCTTGGTGCGTTCGCGTGGAGcaagaagaacatagcaaacgcaaccaaaaaGACGAAGGGTCGAGTAATCAGGCGTGTGACCAGTAAGACGCTCAAGAGGAATGCCACCCTGCAAGGCTGTGGAGGACTGAAGGTTGATGAGATAGGTGGAAATAgacacagcctcagcccagaagagaggaggaagagaggcagGGATCATCATCGCACGAGCCGTCTCAAGCAGGTGGCGATGCTTGCGCTCAGCCACGCCATTTTGGGCATGGGCGCCAGGGCAGGAGAACTGGGCAAGAGTACCCTTCTCAGCAAGAAAACCACGCAacagctgggagatatactcaccgGCAGAATCAGCCCGAAAGACACGTATAGGCGTGGAAAACTGAGTATGGACCATGGCAGCAAAACGCTTATATATCGAGAGAACCTCATTGCGACAAGTCATAAAATAAATCCAAGTGTGGTGAGAGAAGTCATCGATAAAAATAACGTAGTAGCGGTGGCCCCCCTTGAAagcaaagggagccggaccccatacatcagaatggACCAAATCAAATACAGACTCATTAGTAGGATAAGGTAACTGATTCTGTTTACCAAGCCTACAACCCTGGCAACCCTGAAGCGAGACATCTCCTGAGACGGGGCCCAGAAGACCTCGACGAAGTAAAGATGACAAGCGAGAACCACAAagatgaccaagacgatgatgccactgctgaaaggaGGCGGTAGTGGAAGCAGCAAGCACACGTGGTGCAGTCGGTGAAGTGGTAGAAGAAGGAACATGGAGCCAGTCAAGCTCCCAAAGTCCCTGGGAGTCACGACACCGAGGGCCAGCCCCAACCAGTGCTCGAGTGTGAGTGTCGTGAACAGAACAAGAATCAACATCAAGAATGATCCGACAAACAGAATCAGTGAGTTGAGCAGCGGAAAACAAGTTCATGGTAAGAtggggaacatgagaaacatcaggaacggAAAAGGAGGGAGTGGAAAGAGTGCCACGACTAGCAACAGGAAGAGAAGTACCATCGGCAGTAAGAACACGAATAGGAAGAGGAAGAGGTCGAAGAGAAGAAAGAGAGGAAGAGTCAGGAGACatgtgaaaagaagctccagaatccagaaccCACAAAGATGTACCTGACTGTGGAGAGGAGCCAGCCGCGGAGGCAACAGTGCCCGTCGAAGCAGAGCCAGAGGAGGCAAGAAGGCGCTGAAGCCTCGCAATATCCTGTTCAGTGAAGCCAGTGGTGACGGGCGGTGAAGATGGAGCACGAGCAAGCACTCCTCGCTGCTTCTGATAGTAGTCAGACTCAAGGTGACCGGGCCTCCGACTGTGAGTGCAGAAACGAGGAGGACGAGAACGACCTCCATCGCGAGAAGGGCGAGCTCCTCCAGTAGTAACAGGCGCTGGTGTGGATGGAAGCGGCGGTGCAAGAGTAGCCGGAACCCGAGCGGAAAGAACAGAAGGTGTCCCAAGTAGACCAGCACCACgcagacgagtctcctcagcacgaagctcagtcAGCACCTCGGAGATAGGAACACGGCCCCGAGCAAACAACTGGGCACGACGGGGCTCAAACTCTGGACGAAGTTGAGACAGGAACTCATGGATCCTCTGAAAATCCATATCTGAACGTACTGCCCGGCAACACTGGCAAGTACCACAGACATCACTGCGAAGGGAGTCAAGCTGGGCCAGATCGCCAcactctgagtgtagaactcatcaacagtagagtcaccctgctgtagatcatgctcctgacgcaagatagataaatacaagGCTGGTAGCGCTAACGAAGGTGAGACCACATCTCGGCAACAGTTGCGGGACCCATAAACTCAGAAGCAAACTGTGGCTGAACACTCTGAGAAAGAACAGTAGCAGCCCTGGCAtcctcatcataccactaagtaaAGGCCGCTAGACTATCCCAATAGGAACCAAGAGCCTCTGAGTAAGCAAGTACTcgtatgcctcatcagcagcaagcTCGGCAGACTTGGCTGCCTCCTGAGCGGCCTGAGGAGCATCATCAGCAAGGGCCTGTGGCACTGGCGGTGGTGTAGGAGGCACAGGAGCAGGGGGATGCGGCGGACAAGGGACCTTGCCGGTAAGAACACCCCACAGccgaagaccgcgcatgtggatGCGCATAAAGGCAGCAAACTATAGTTGGTACCATCAAAGATCGCTGGGCACCGACTGACATATCCAGATGAAGAAGATGCCATCTTCCTTCACCTCCTTTTTTTTTTGGATCTGGCTAGCCAGACAGATTCATGCTGCTGGCCACGTACAGCAGCGCCTGATGCAGGCCGACCAGAGGCTGGCGGCGCTGGGGCGGACCGGCCAGGGGCCGGAGAAGGTCGGAGGAGGTCGGGCTAGCGCTGGACCGGTCGAGGGCGGCCGGATCGGGGCCGGCTGCGGGTGGATCAGGGCCGGCCCGGGCGGATCGAGGCGGCAGCGGCCTGGGCAGTGCCGGCCCGAGGCGGTGGCGGCCGGAACGTGGCCGGCAGCCTGAGCGTGGCCGgcagccggagatggccggattcGATCTTGGAGGAGAAGCTCGATTTGGAGCTCAAACCCGACGAAAATGGGAAAAGACTTCAATCCCAACTAGaacaggagaagaagaagaaagtggAGCAGCGGCGGCCGGAAATATCATCGATGGCGGTCCGGATCGAGCACGGAGTTGCGTGCAAAGAGCTAAACctagagctctgataccatgttgtgaATGAGCAACTAGTATTCAGGGGTATAATATGCAGGGAAACCCCTCACACGGTGGGAATATACAGTAAAGGGGACTATACATCACTAACAGTAATCATTGCAACACAGAGGTTCACTGCTAATTGCTAACATTCTTCTGATAGGACTTTGTATTGGATATAGTACGTACGGTATGGCTGACGCACTTCATCTTGTAGGAGGAGCACGTTCTCTTTCTGTGTTTGATAATGATATAGGCTCTGGAACCGTCTCACCGCTGATTGTAACTGGTGGGAAAAGTGGAGGTGTGGCATTGCATGATCTCCGGTTCATTTCTACCGGAAAGAGTAAGCATCACAAAACTACTGCTGGTGGTAATTCTAGTGGGATGATTTGGCATATACCAAAGGCTCATTTAGGTAAGTTCTCATATTGCTATGTCACTCGTCAGTTCTAAAGTTGGCTTTCTGTTTGACTGCTTGTCTTCCATCTGCAGGAAGTGTCACCAGTTTATCAACCATTCCGAATACAACCCTGTTCTTGACTGGGAGCAAAGATGGGGATGTGAAGCTTTGGGATGCAAACAATTCCCAGCTGGTCTTTCACTGGCAAAAGTTGCATGAGCGGCACACATTTTTTCAACCAACCTCCAGGGGCTTTGGTGGTGTTGTTAGGGTATGCAAATTTGAATAAAGTGTAGATAATCTTTGACAACCTTGCCGTTGACTTTTGATTGTGTTATGCCATATTTTTATTTCATTAATACATCTAAGCGCTGATTGCAGGCTGGTGTAACAGATATCCATGTCTTACGTAATGGCTTTGTTTCGTGTGGTGGTGATGGATCTGTGAAGCTTGTGCAGTTAAAGAATGATTTTGCTGCAGTAAATCTGCTCTAGAGCAAGCAAGACAGGAGATACGTTCTACATATGGTTTTATTGTGGTGAAAGTGTTTGTTTATTTAATATCATCCTGAATGGGTTTTCCATGAGCTGTTCCACTCTTGTAAGGGATGGCACAGCAATGATGGGGCACATTTTAGGGAGCCGGGCAAAATCTAAATAATTCAGTGTGAGCTACATCTATCTCAAGTTTATATACAAAGTTCTGTCTGGATGGAGGACATGGCGCGGGGGAGTTCTCAAGCCTTGTGTATATATTGGGTTACTTGTGTTTCTTGTTAGGCAACATAATCTTTGCAATCTGCACCAGAAATTGCAAATAGAACTTTTTGTAAATGAGGGCAAGCTGTCTTGATTTGTTGACCAGGATGAGTATTCTAGAAGTAAAGCACATGTAGGAGGATGTAAAGTAGAAGTAGGGTGGCATCAAAGTACATAATATTTTGGTTGTTTGTTCGCACAATACAGAACTGCTGAATACTCTGGCTGATTCCTGATATTACAGCCATGTGGTAACTGGAAATGGGGTCTGGTTTGTACATTTATATGGCTACGACATTTCAATATTTATTTATGTTTTAATTATCATACGATCTAACATGTGACAGGTACCTGATCCAGTTTTAATTTATTAATTGTATCTGTTGTTATTTTCCATCATTCATGTGTGCATCTGTTTTGTATAATTAGATTCTTATCATCATGGTTTTAGAATCTGTTGGTAATTATGATACTGTTTTGCTAGATGATATTGTTTTATGCTTTATTCAAGTAATTTTAGTTCTCAAGCCTTGTGTATATAGTGGGTTACTTGTCATGTTTCTTGTTAGGCAACATTATCGTTGCAATCTGCACCAGACATTGCTACCAGAACTTTTTGTAAATGAGGGCAAGTTGTCTTGATTTGTTGACCAGGATGAGTATTCTAGAAGTTAAGCGCATTAAGGTGATGTAAAGTAGAAGTAGGGTGAGAAATCAAAACATAGTTGGCGACTCAAGTTCTATGGTTCTCAGACCACATTTATGGGAAGAGACATCATGGTTCCGGATTGCTGCTCAGCGCGACAAACTCCATGTTTCAACGCTGAATGCTGAGAGTATCAGGTGAGCGAACAGAACTGTTAACTCATGACACATGTCTTAAAACAGATAAAGGATCAGGGTCATCTTTCCAGAATCTGTGTCTTCTGCTTACATTATCAGCATGAATTAGCTGTTCTTTTTTAGAGAGAGGAATAACCTGTATTATGTTGCTATACACTGACGATCTTTATGTCAAGGGCTTATCACACTTTGCCATGGAAGGCTAAAGCAGGAGAGCTATTCGGACACTGTGTAGTGCCATCTGGTGTCAAGACTCAGTAATCTTCGAAGTAACAGGGCAGTGGTTCTTCTTTTCTAGACTTGCGCCTGCTGAGCAGCGATTTGAGAAACTTCTTGCTCTTCTTCGGAGTCTGCTCGCCTTCCTTGGAATCTTCATTGTACCTATCAGCGTATGACCGCAGCGGTGCCAATCTTTTGGGATCTGAAGTGGTGTGCATCTTCAGAAACAACAAATATTGTCAGTGTTACAAGGCATATAACTCTTCGCGGTCTTATGTTCACAAGCTGACCTGATTTACCTGAACCCTGACACTTGACGTCTTGAGCAAGGATGGCTTCTTTGAGAGCGATCCAGACCTTGTGAGTGGAGTTGTCGAAGAAATTGGCGAATCCGACTTTTTATCTGCTTGGGAGAAACAAAATTGGTTATGGAACATTAATATTCAATTTTGTAATCATTTCATGTACCAACATTAGCTTGGCTTTACCTTTTTTGTTAGGTATTGCAGTCTCAGAAGGTGCCATGAAGCGCGGATGCTGCACCGGAGAGGATGAATGTGCACGCTGAGAAGGTGTACGGGCCATTGACCGAAGCTTGCTGCAAATGACAAATTTCAGTTTGGGAACTTAGCTGTGAACGGAGAAACAAGAAGGAGAGAGACGACCCAGGCTGAGTTGTGCTTTGCAAATTGAAACTGACCGGAATGAAGGTTGCTTGTCTTTGGTTTTTGGTTGGGCTGCTGCAACAAAAAGTAATAATATTTCAGCTCCAaacaaacaacaacaacaaccaagcctttcagtcccaaacaagttggggtaggctacaaAATAAGTTAAAAATATTCAATATTTTCCATGGATTGAAGATTCTTACCGCTGAAAGCTTGTTGCATCTGGGCAGTCCGGTTCTTGGCCTTATTCATCTCGCTGAAGTTGGGGACAGCATTGGGAATTGATTCACCTCCTGCTAAAATCAATATAGTAAGATATCAAGATATCTCACCCAAGTCAACTCCTATCACTTCTTGCGCCGTGAACGTGCCGACAAGCTCGGGAGCAGTTATAGGTCAGCTGCAAGGTATCTTACGGCTATTTACCTGGTAAGATGTACCGCTTGTGATACTTTGGAGCAGTGATGACCAAGGATTGCTGCGAAAGGCCTTCCCGATTCATGCACGCTTGGCCCATTTGAGTTCTCTGAAATGGAACACTTTGTTAATGCAAAGGCATAAGACACTGAGATTACTACTGTGAGGTTAACTAAAACCTGTTGGATGCAGGAGACCCGCAAATTGGCCTCGGCGACCTCATCGAACTTTTGCTCGACAAGACTGGAGACCTTGAAGGATATGGATCCCAGGTGATCGACAGTGTTGACGAGGGCCTTCACAGCATACTCCTTAAGGTTACTCaccaccctacatatatatacgtGTGTGGACATAAAAGATGAGCAAACCAGGCTCTTTAAGTTGCAAATGCGTGGAAGCTTGCAAATTAGCGACATGATCTTCCTGTGCAGCAAACAAGAAGAATCAATGGGTATATGACATACGCCTGCTTTCCGTCCTCCTGTATGTAGGATAGTTCGAAATACTCTGCCGCCGAGTAGAGTTGCGACCGCAGAGTCTTGAGATCCTGCATAGAGCGATTGTTTTGAATCTTCAGTTTCATCAGGTGGCAAGCAATATTTGTTCCAGATGCTGATTTCGGCACCAGTTTTGTCAGTTGGGCGTCAAGGTAGTTGCAAAGAAGATGCATAGTTGTAGACAGAAGAAAAAAAGGAGGGGAAGAGAAACGCAAGAACAGAATGAACCGGTTAAACCGACCTTGATGGTTTCAGAGAAGACGAGGGACTCCTCCATCTGCGCCTCCTCCCCAGTGCTGCGCAtcctcgttgtgccggggccGGCGCCTCTCCTCTGGAAAGACCCCACTGCTTCCACCATTGTAGGCTTGAAGCTAGCCCCTCTCGTTGCTTTGCCTCTCGAGCTCAAGTCCTCTTTGATCAGGAAGCTAAATCCAAGTTAATGAGGTTATGGCGATGGTGATGCAGAAGAGGAGAGGCACTGATGAATTCTACGAGCTGGGAGGAAGAAGACCGCAGGGGTTAAGCAGAAGGAGGGGGAGGCATGTCATTAGCACGACAAGTATTTAACTAGTACCAGAAGAGTCGTTATGGCGATGGCACGGCAACGGCAGAAACAGCTATAATA
Coding sequences within it:
- the LOC127318339 gene encoding putative protein ABIL2 isoform X1; translated protein: MVEAVGSFQRRGAGPGTTRMRSTGEEAQMEESLVFSETIKDLKTLRSQLYSAAEYFELSYIQEDGKQAVVSNLKEYAVKALVNTVDHLGSISFKVSSLVEQKFDEVAEANLRVSCIQQRTQMGQACMNREGLSQQSLVITAPKYHKRYILPAGGESIPNAVPNFSEMNKAKNRTAQMQQAFSAAQPKTKDKQPSFRKLRSMARTPSQRAHSSSPVQHPRFMAPSETAIPNKKDKKSDSPISSTTPLTRSGSLSKKPSLLKTSSVRVQMHTTSDPKRLAPLRSYADRYNEDSKEGEQTPKKSKKFLKSLLSRRKSRKEEPLPCYFEDY
- the LOC127318339 gene encoding putative protein ABIL2 isoform X2; the protein is MVEAVGSFQRRGAGPGTTRMRSTGEEAQMEESLVFSETIKDLKTLRSQLYSAAEYFELSYIQEDGKQAVVSNLKEYAVKALVNTVDHLGSISFKVSSLVEQKFDEVAEANLRVSCIQQRTQMGQACMNREGLSQQSLVITAPKYHKRYILPGGESIPNAVPNFSEMNKAKNRTAQMQQAFSAAQPKTKDKQPSFRKLRSMARTPSQRAHSSSPVQHPRFMAPSETAIPNKKDKKSDSPISSTTPLTRSGSLSKKPSLLKTSSVRVQMHTTSDPKRLAPLRSYADRYNEDSKEGEQTPKKSKKFLKSLLSRRKSRKEEPLPCYFEDY